From the genome of Nakamurella flavida:
GACGGTGCCCTCGGTGACGCTCTCGCCGAGGGCGGGCATCTGGACGGAATGGGACATGGAAAGGATCTCCTGCCTAGTACCGGTCTGCTGCGACCTGATCACGGAAGCGGACCCGGCTGGTGCCGGGGACATCGGGAGTGCGGCGATACCGATCGACGGGCGGCAGGCCGCCCGGGGGCGGGATCAGTCGTGCACGTGCAGCGGCTTGCCGGCCATGGCCAGCATGGCCTCGCCGACGGCCTCGTACTGCGAGGGGTGACCGTGCACCAGGGGCGCGACGTCCTCCGGGTAGGCCTCCCAGTTCACGATCAGCTGCGCCTCACCGATGAGCTCGCCCACCCGCGCGCCGACCATGTGCACGCCGACGATGGGGCCGTCCTTCACCCGGACGACCTTCACGCCACCCGCGGTCTTGAGGATCTGCGACTTGCCGTTGCCGCCGAGGTCGTAGGCGTAGGTCTCGATCGCGTCCTTGCCGTGCTGCTCGACGGCCTTGGCCTCGGTGAGCCCGACGGAGGCGATGTTGGGGTCGCAGTAGGTGATCTTGGGGATGTTCACGTCCGGGACGACCACCGGGTCGAGCCCGGCGATCTCCTCGGCCACGAAGATGCCCTGCTGGAAGCCGCGGTGGGCCAGCTGCAGGCCGGGCACGATGTCGCCGACGGCGTAGACGTGGGGCAGGTTGGTGTGCAGGCGCTCGTCGGTGATCACGAAGCCGCGGTCCATCGTCACGCCGGCCTCCTCGAAGCCGCACCCGGCGGTGGCCGGGCCGCGGCCGACGGCGACCAGCAGCAGGTCGGCCTGCAGGGTGGTGCCGTCCTCGAGGGTGACGGTGACGCCGGACTCGTCCTGGGTGACGCCGGAGAAGCGGACGCCGGTCTTGAAGGCGATCTTCCGCTTGCGGAAGGCCCGTTCGAGCTGCTTGACCGCCCAGGGGTCCTCCGCCGGGACCAGGCTCGGGAGGGCCTCGACGATGGTGACCTCGGCCCCGAACGATGCCCAGGTGGAGGCGAACTCGACGCCGATGACGCCGCCGCCCAGCACGATCGCCTTCTGCGGGATCCACTCCAGGCTCAGCGCCTGGGTGGAGGTGATGACCCGGCCCTCGATCTCCAGCCCGGGCAGCGAGCGGGAGTAGGAACCGGTGGCCAGGACGACGTCCTTGCCGATGTAGCGGTCCTCGCCGACCGAGACGGTGGTGCCGCCCTCGTAGCGACCCACACCCTCGACGGTGGTGATCTTGCGGGACTTGATGAGCCCCTGCAGACCCTTGTACAGGCGGTTGATGACGCCGTCCTTGTACTTCAGCAGGGCGGGGACGTCCACGCCGTCGAAGCTGGTCCTCACACCGAGGGTCAGGCCCTCGCGGGCCTCGTCGGCGACCTCGGCGGCGTGCAGGAGGGTCTTGGCCGGGACGCAGCCCCAGTGCAGGCAGGTCCCCCCGACCTTCTCCTTCTCGATGAGCACCACCGAGGAACCCAGCTCGGCGGCCCGCAGGGCGGCGGCGTAGCCACCGGACCCGCCCCCGAGTACGACCAGATCCACGTTGGTGTCGCTCATGGAATACGTGCTCCTCAGTCTTCTGCTTCAGCTGTCTTGCTGTCGGTCCCGGACACTGCACCACTGATGCGGCCCGGGCACCGGCCCGTACCGCCCACTGCCACCCCGACGGCTCCGGGGCGTCCTGCTGACGACCACAGGACCCTCCCACGCCGATCCCACGACCCACCGCCATGCTGAGAACCACCTGAGGACGACGCCGGCTGGGCTGGTACCCATCCGGGTCGGGTCAGGTCGGGTCAGGTCGGTGGCGAACCGCTCGGGGCGCCCCCATCTTGACATCCTCCCCCGACGGTCGCCGTCCGGCCCCGTCCGCGGTCGGGGGCGGGCGGCGGCGGTGACGGCGGTGGCGGTGGACACCGGGGCCCCACACCGCGACGGCCAGACTGGGCCGCCGGGCCGGGGGACCGGACACGGCGGGCCGCCGGAGCGACATGCCGGCCCGGTGGAGTACGCGCCGGTCGCGGCGGCAGCGGTGCGGACGGCAGGACGAGCAGGGGCGACCCAGCACCGACCACGAGCGGTGACGAGCAGCAGGGAAGGGGAGTGACCGGTCTGATGTCCTGGTTCCGGCGTGGGAAGAAGGCGACCTCGGGTCGGGCCGAGCGACGTGAACGCGACCAGGCCCTGGTGGACTGGGTGGCGGCCCGGCGGGGTGTCGAGGTGTTCGTCGAACCGGCCACGTCGTTCAACGAGGTCAGCATGGTGCTCGTCGCCGCGGACGGGGAGTTCCACCGGGTGCGGACGGGGACCACGGCGGCGGCGAGCTCGTTCGCCCGGGAGCACGCCCTGCCCGTCTACGACGCGACCATCGTCGGGTACCCGCAACGCATGCGTGACTACTCCCGGAGGCAGACCATCCTCGCGCGCCGCCGCGAGCGGGACGCCGCCGACGGCCGCTGATCCCGGTGGGGTCGGCAGCCGTCGGCGCGGTCGGAGGCGCGTGGCCTCAGGCGGGTCGGTCGGCCAGATCGGCCAGCACGGCCAGCAGGGTCCGGACCGGCACCCCGGTGCCGCCCTTGCCGGTGTAGCCGTACGGGCCGGCGTCGTGGAAGGCGGGGCCGGCGACGTCCAGGTGGACCCACGGCGTGCGACCTCCGACGAAGTGGGCCAGGTAGTGCCCGGCCACCAGCATGCCGCCGTACCGGTTGCCGGCGACGTTGGCCAGATCGGCGAGCGGCGAGTCGATCCCCTCGCGGAGCTCCTCCGGCAGCGGCATGGCCCAGGCGGCCTCGCCGACGGAGTCGGCGATCGCCGCCACCCGGTCACGCAGGGCCGGTGAACCCATCACGCCCATCGTCCGCTTGCCCAGCGCGACGGTCTGCGCCCCGGTCAGGGTCGAGGTCTCCACCAGCGCGTCGGGTCCGTCCTCCACCGCCCGGGCGATGGCGTCGGCGAGCACGAGGCGACCCTCGGCGTCGGTGTTGAGCACGTGGGAGGTGGTCCCGCCGTAGTGGCGGATCACGTCGCCCGGCCGGTACGCCGACCCCGACGGGAGGTTCTCCGCCATCGCGGCCCAGCCGGTGACGGTGACGGGGAGGTCGAGGGCGGCTGCGGCCAGCACGGTGGCGACCACGGCGGCGGCCCCCGACATGTCGGCCGTCATCTGGTCCATCCCCAGCGCCGGCTTGATGGACAGGCCGCCGGAATCGAAGGTGATCCCCTTGCCGACCAGGGCGATCGACCGGTGCGAGGTCGACGGGGTGTGGGTGATCCGGATCAGCCGCGGCGGCCGGGTCGAGCCGGACCCCACGGCGAGGATGCCGCCGAATCCGTCCCGGCGCAGGTCGTCCTCGTCCCACACGGTGACCTCGACGCCGGACTGCTGCGCCGCCGCGGTCACCCGCGCCGCGAACTCCGCCGGGTACAGGTCGTTGGGCGCGGTGTTGACCAGGTCACGGGCCATGGCCACGGCGCCCGCCGCCGCCACCGCCCGGGCCAGTTCCTGCTGGGCGGCCGGGGTGTCCGCGGCGATCAGGTGGACGGTGCCGACCGGCGCCTTCGCCGGGTCCTTGTAGGTGGTGAACGCGTAGCCGCCGAGCAGGTGCCCTTCGGCCGCGGCGCCCAGGTCGAGGGCGGGCAGGGTGGAGACGATCTTGTCGAGCCCGGCAGCCGCCCGGGAAGCGGCCCCGGCGGCCCGCCGGACGCGCTCGGCGAACACCGGGCGGGCGACCGGGTCGAGGGCCTCCGCCGGCTGGTCGGCGGGGGTGCCGAGACCGACCACGATGGCGCGGGTCGCCGCGACCAGGCCGGCACCCGGCACCGTGGTGACCGATCCGGCCTTGCCGGTCGCCCCGACCAGGGCCGCGGCGGCGACGATCGCCGCGTGAGCCGGGTCGGCCGCGATCGGACCGGTCCCGTCGCCGGCCGCCGGGTGGGAGCCGATGACGACGGCGTCGACGCCGGCGGTGAGCGGGTCGAGATCGGACAGGCGGACGGAGGTCATGGAGTCTCCCTGGGTTCGGGGCGGGGGCCGGGGCTCGGACCCGGATCATCGGGCCTCCGCCCGGCGGGGCGGGCGGGTGCGCCACCCACGGGCAGCGCAAGGCTACGGTCCTGGCATGTCCGTGCCGAGCCAGCCGTCCGTCACCCCGCCCCCCAGTGCCGCACCTCCGGTCACCGGACCCGGTGGGCTGCTGCACTCCCCACTGCACCCGACCCACCTGGCCCTGGGCGCCACGATGGCCCCGTTCGGCGGCTGGGAGATGCCCATCTCCTACGCCGGTTCCGGGGTGGTCGCCGAGCACACCGCGGTACGCAGCACGGTCGGCGTGTTCGACGTCTCCCACCTCGGCAAGGCCTCGGTCACCGGGCCGGGGGCGGCCGACTTCGTGAACGCGTGCCTGACCGCCGACCTGGGCCGCATCGGCCCGGGGCAGGCGCAGTACACCCTGTGCTGCGCCGACGACGGAGGCGTGGTCGACGACCTCATCGCCTACCTGGTCGGCCCGGACGAGGTCTTCCTGGTGCCCAACGCGGCGAACGCGGGTCAGGTCGTCGCCCTGCTGCAGCAGGCCGCACCGGACACCATCACCGTCACCGATCGACACGCGGAGTTCGGGGTCATCGCCGTCCAGGGCCCCGCGTCGGCCGCGGTGCTGCGGGACGCCGGGCTGCCGACCGATCTGGACTACATGCAGTGGGCCGACGGGGAGATCGCCGGGGAGCCCGTGCGCATCTGTCGGACCGGTTACACCGGCGAGCACGGGTACGAACTGCTGCCGAGCTGGTCGGCGGCGCCGCAACTGTGGGACGTGCTGGCGGACCGGGCCGCCGCCCACGGCGGGCGGCCGGCCGGTCTCGGGGCGCGGGACACCCTGCGCACCGAGATGGGTTATCCGCTGCACGGTCAGGACCTCAGCCGGGAGATCAGTCCCGTGCAGGCGCGGTCCGGGTGGGCCGTGGGGTGGAGCAAGCCCGCGTTCTTCGGCCGGGAGGCCCTCGTCGCGGAGAAGGCCGCCGGCCCCCGGCGCACCCTGTGGGGGCTGTTGGCCCTGGACCGCGGGGTGCTGCGTCCGCATCTGGAGGTCCAGGACGCGGCGGGTGCCCGGGTGGGGGAGACCACGTCGGGGACGTTCTCGCCGACGCTCGGCAAGGGCATCGCCCTGGCCCTGCTCGACGCCGGCGGTCCCGGCGAGGGCGCGGAGGTCGCGGTGCAGGTGCGCGGCCGGTCGTTGGCCGCCCGGGTGGTCAAGCCGCCGTTCGTCCCGTCGCACGTGCGCTGATCGACGCCCGGGCGAATGCTCGGACGTCCTAGTGACGCGATATCGTCCAGGCATGGATGAGCGCTTCTCGGTGACCGCGACGACCCGCCCCACGCCGGACGGGCGTCGCGAGCAGATTCTCACCGACCCCGGGTTCGGCCGGCACTTCACCGACCACATGGTGCTGATCGACTACGACCAGGGCCGGGGCTGGCACGACGCCCGGGTGGTGCCGTACGGCCCGCTCACCCTGGATCCGGCCACGATGGTGCTGCACTACGCGCAGGAGATCTTCGAGGGGCTCAAGGCCTACGCCCAGCCGGACGGCACGGTGGCCAGCTTCCGGCCCGAGCAGAACGCGGCCCGGTTCAACCGGTCGGCGGACCGGCTGGGCATGCCCCGTCTGCCCGAGGACCTGTTCCTGGCGTCCATCCGCGAGTTGGTCGCCATCGACGCGGACTGGGTGCCGACCGCCCCGGAGTCCTCCCTGTACCTGCGGCCGTTCATGATCGCGACCGAGGTCGGTCTGGGCGTCCGTCCGTCGGCCAGCTACACGTACTGCCTGATCGCCTCGCCGGCCGGTTCCTACTTCGCCAAGGGCATCCACCCGGTGACGGTGTGGTGGTCCACCGAGTTCGTCCGCGCGGCCCCGGGAGGGACCGGTGCGGCGAAGACCGGGGGGAACTACGCGGCCTCCCTGGCGGCCCAGGCCCAGGCGGCCGAGCACGGCTGCGACCAGGTCGTGTGGCTGGACGCCGTGGAGCGGCGGTGGGTCGAGGAGATGGGCGGGATGAACCTGTTCTTCGTCTTCGGTGGTCAGGACGGCGTCGGTCCGGAGGTCGTCACGCCCGAACTGTCCGGCTCCCTGCTGCCCGGCATCACCCGCGACTCGTTGCTGGAGCTGGCCCGGGGGCTCGGCTACACCGCCACCGAGCGGCGGATCTCCACCGACGAGTGGGCCAAACGCGTGGAGTCCGGTGAGCTCACCGAGGTGTTCGCCTGCGGCACCGCCGCGGTCATCACGCCCGTGGGTTCGGTGAAGCACGCGGACGGGGAGTTCACCATCGCCGACGGCAACTCCGGGCCGCTGACCCTGGAGCTGCGCCGCGAGTTGACGGACCTGCAGTCCGGCCGCCGGGAGGACCCCGCCGGCTGGATGGTCACCCTCGACTGACCTCCCCCGAGCGCGGTGGTGCGAGGACCGACCGACCGCGCCCGGGAGGGCTGACTCCCGCTCCGTCGAGATGGAGCGGGTACGCAACAGCGGCGGGACCCGAGGGGTCTCCCGCCGCTGTTTCGTCTGTATCAGTGCTCGACACCCGTCCGCGGTGGACGGTGGGTGCGGTGGGATCAGCCCCGGACGACCTTGCCGGCCTTGAGGCAGGAGGTGCACACGTTGAGCTTGCGCACGGTGCCGGGGGCCACCTGGGCCCGCACGGGCTGGATGTTCGGGTTCCAACGGCGGTTCGTCCGTCGGTGGGAGTGGGAAACGCTCTTCCCGAAGCCCGGACCCTTGCTACACACGTCACATACGGCAGCCATGGCCGGTTACTCCCATCGCGATGGTCGGGCGGCGTCCTGCCCGCAACCGACTCAGTCTTCATGTGCATGATCACCTGCCACAGCAGGTCCCCGGTCGCCCGCACCGGCACGATCGGGATCGTGGACGGATGGCACGCCAAGAGCCCGGCGACTGCCGGGCAACCCCACAAGGATACCCACGTGCGTCCGGGCCGCCAAATCACCTCCGGACAGCCGTCCGACAGCGGCGACCGGCCGTTCTCGGGTCGCCGGTCCGGGTCGCCGGCCCCGGAGTCGGGCCGGCGGCGATCCTGCGACGGACGCCCCGCGATCACGGGTGATCGTCCGGTCACGCAGGGTCGTCCGGCCGAGAATCACCCGCCGGGATCACCCTCCCGGGGACCGGCGGGGCTGGGTCGACGGGCCGGGCCGGGGCAGGATGGGGGCATGACGTCCCTGGACGCCGACCTGGTCCACCGCTGGTTCGCCACGGTGCTGAACCCGGACGTGCCCGTGATGCCGCACTGGGGGATCCTGCCCAGCGCGGTGGAGGGTGCCGTGCTGCGCGAGGGGCGGCAGCTGCTGCTCGCCGCCGTGGTCGACTCCACGATGCCCGGCCCGCCGGAGGTCGCCGCGTCCGAGCCCGCCGCCCGTGAGGTGCAGACCTATCTGCACGCCCTGGCGGCCGGGATCGCCGGCACCCAGGCGGCGTTGCTGGAGGCGGACGGACCGACGCAGCCGACCCAGGGGTCGGTGTCCCGGCTCACCGGTGGACCGTTCGGAGCGGCCGAGCCCGTGGATCCGCCCGGCGAGGCGCCGACCATCGCCCTGGTCACCGGCCTGATCGCGGGTGCGGCAGCCCTGCGGGACAGCCTGAACCGACCCGGCCCGCCGGAGGTGCCGAACCGGGAACCCTCGGCGGCCGAGGCCGCCCGCCTCGCCGGGGTCAGCGCCGCCGAGGTCGTCGTGGACGGCGCGGACCTGCACGCGGTGGCGGCCATCTCCGCGGCCACCGCCATGCAGGGCTGGGGGGTGGGTCAACCCACCGATCCGCGCGATCGGGTCGAGTACCGCACCCGCGGGCTCATCGGCATGCTCCTGGTCGGGCTCGAGCAGGCGTCGCAGACCCCCGACCCGCCCGCGGTGCCGGCGGCTTGCGGGGCGGGCCCGGGGGAGAACCGGGGACGCGCGTTCACCGCCGAGGTGACGTTCGAGATCCGCTGCGGGACGAGTGAGAGCGCCGCCCTGCACCAGGACCTGCTCGCCCTGGGCGAGGACGTCCAGTGGTGGTCGCGGTCCGGGGTCGACCACTTCCACATCCACACCGATTCGCCCGGCGAGGTGATCTCGCAGGCCTACGCCTCCGGGACGCTGTTCGACCTGGCTGTCACCCTGCGCGAGCCCACCCCCTCCGACCTGGACTGAGTCCCCGGCTGCCCGGCCGGAGGACGACGCCGGGCGCTGCAGTGTCGGGGAGGGCGGGCAGGATGGTGCCCGTCCCTCCGGCGCCCCGGTGCGCCCGACCGAACAGCAGGAAGGCGCCGCGATGTCCCCGGCCGATGCCCCCCGAGGAGCGCGGGTGGAGCAGTCCTCCGCCCTCGCACCCGTCCTGGGAGCGCGGACGGCCGCCAAACTCGCCGACAAGCTGCGGCTGACCACCGTGGGCGAGCTGCTCCGCTACTACCCGCGGAAGTACGACGAGCGCGGCAAGCTGACCGATCTGGCCGGTCTCGTGGTCGACGAACGGGCCACCGTGTGGGCCAAGGTGCGCAGCGTGACCGAACGGCAGCTGGGCAACCGCCGGGGCGTCCGGTTGATCACCAATGTCGTCGTCGGAGACGGCAACCTGGAGCTGACCTGCACGTTCTTCAACCAGCACCAGTGGAAGCGCAACCTGCCGGTGGGCACCGACGCGATGTTCTCCGGCAAGGTCACCCAGTTCCGCCGGACCCTGCAGATGACCTCGCCCAGCGTGGTGCTGCTCGCCGATGACTCGACCGAGGGGCGGGCGGGGGACCTGGAGACGATCGAGTCCTTCGCCGGCGGGATCATCCCGGTCTACCCGCTGGTCGAGGGGATCGGCCAGAGCGTGCTGCAGAAGAGCGTCGATCTCGTGCTGCAGGCCTGCACGCTCGAGGACCCGCTGCCGGACGTGCTCGCCGCGCGGCACGGGCTCACCGGCCTGGCCCGCGCCCTGCAGCACATCCACCGGCCGGGTGACCGGGAGGCGTTGGCCGCCGCCCAGCACCGGCTCCGCTACGACGAGGCCCTGTCCGTCCAGCTCGTGCTCGCCGCCCGCCGCGCCGCCGCCCAGGACACCCCCGCGCCCGCCTGCCCGGAGCGCCCGGACGGGTTGCTGGCGGAGTTCAACGGGCGGCTGCCGTTCACGCTGACCCGGGGGCAGACGGCGGTCGGCCGGACCATCTCCGGCGATCTGGCCCAGCCGCGCCCGATGAACCGCCTGCTGCAGGGCGAGGTCGGATCGGGCAAGACGATCGTGGCGCTGCGGGCCATGCTGCAGGTGATCGACGCCGGTCGGCAGACCGCGCTGCTCGCCCCGACCGAGGTGCTCGCGGCCCAGCACGCCCGGTCGCTGCGGGCGACCCTCGGCCCGCTCGGCCGGGCCGGTGAGCTGGACGCCGCCGACGGGGCGACGCGGGTGGTGCTGCTCACCGGGTCGCTGCCGGTGCCGGCCCGACGGAAGGCGTTGCTGCAGATCGTGTCCGGGGAGGCCGGGATCGTCGTCGGCACCCATGCCCTGCTCTCCGCCGGCGTCGACTTCGCCGACCTGGGCCTGGTCGTCGTCGACGAGCAGCACCGGTTCGGGGTCGAGCAGCGGGACACGTTGCGCACCAGGCGATCCCCGTCCGGCACCACACCGCACGTCCTGGTGATGACGGCGACCCCGATCCCCCGCACGGTGGCGATGACCGTCTACGGCGACCTGGACACCTCGATCCTGTCCGAGCTGCCCGCGGGCCGCTCGCCCATCACCACCACGGTCGTCCCGGTCGAGGAGAGACCGCAGTGGCTGGACCGCGCCTGGCAACGGGTCCGGGAGGAGGTCGGCAAGGGTCACCAGGTCTACGTCGTCTGCCCCAAGATCGGGGACGAGCCCGAACGCGGCGCCAAGGGGCGGGATCGCGACGAGGGACCCGACGGCGAGTGGGACGACGAGGACGGCGCCAGCGGCAGTGACGCCGGCCTCCGCCCGCCGCCGCTGGCCGTGGTCGACGTGGCGGCCGAGCTGGCCGACGGTCCCCTGGCGGGGTTGTCGCTGGGCGTCGTGCACGGGCGCCTGCCGCCGGCCGAGAAGGACCAGGTGATGCGGGATTTCGGTGCCGGCGACATCGACGTGCTCGTCGCCACGACGGTCATCGAGGTCGGCGTGGACGTCCCCAACGCGTCGATGATGGTGATCATGGACGCCGAACGGTTCGGCATGTCCCAGCTGCACCAGCTGAGGGGGCGCGTGGGGCGGGGTTCCGCGCCGGGCATCTGTCTGCTCGTCACCCGGGCACTGGAGGGCGGGCGCGGCCGGGCCCGGCTCGCCGCGGTGGCGGCCAGCGCGGACGGGTTCGAGCTGGCCGAGGCCGATCTCGCGCAGCGGCGGGAGGGCGACGTGCTCGGCACCGTGCAGTCGGGGAAGAACACCTCGCTGCGCCAGCTGTCGCTGCTGCGCGATCGCGAGGTCATCGAGCAGGCCCGGGCGGACGCCGGGGGACTGGTCGGCGACGATCCCACCCTGGCGTCCTGGCCCGGTCTGGCGCGCATGGTCGCCGACGTGATCGCCGCGGAGAACCAGGAATTCCTCGAGAAGGCCTGAGGGGCACGGGGTTGGGGCCGCACGGAGCAGGTGCACCCGTGCGGCCCGCTCGCACCGGTCAGCGACCGCCTCGGATGGTGCGGCTGCGCTGCTCGGAACCCGGCCCGCCGTAGGGGTAGTCGACCGGGTGCGGGTCGCTGGCCGTGTCCAGCAGGGCGGTCTCGGTCGCGTCCAGGTGCAGGCCGGCCGCGGACAGGTTGTCCTGCAACTGGGTCAGGGTGCGTGCGCCGAGGATGACCGAGGTGACCCCCGGGCGATCGACCAGCCACGCCAGCGCCACCTGCGCCATGCCCACGCCGCGGGCCGAGGCCACCGAGCGGACCGCGTCGAGCACGTCCCAGGTCCGCTGCTGGCCGGAGCGCACGTCGTAGTTCTCCACGCCTCGGGTGGGGTCCTCGCCCAGCCGGGTCGCGCCGGTCGGTCGTTCGCCCTGCGTGTACTTGCCGGTCAGCCAGCCCCCGCCGAGCGGCGACCAGGGCAGCAGCCCGATCCCGGCATCCAGGGCGGACGGCACGATCTCCCACTCGATCTCGCGGACCAGCAGGTTGTACTGCGGCTGCAGGGTCACCGGCAGGTTCAGGCCCAGTTCCCGGGCCACCGCCACCGCCTTCTGGATCTGCCAGCCGGTGAAGTTGGACAGGCCGATGTACCGCACCGTCCCGGAACGCACCATGTCGTCCAGCGCGCGCAGGGTCTCCTCCAGCGGGGTCAACGGGTCATAGGCGTGCACCTGGTAGAGGTCCAGGGTGTCCACGCCCAGCCGGGTCAGGGAGGCCCGGACGGCGGTCTGCAGGTGGCGGCGGGACAGGCCCAGGTCGTTGGGTCCGTCGCCCATCGGGAAGCGCGCCTTGGTGGTCAGCACGATCTGGTCGCGGACGGCGGGGCCGCGATCGGCCAGCCAGCGGCCGATGATCGACTCCGAGACCCCGGCGTTGTACACGTCCGCGGTGTCGATGAAGGTGCCGCCCGCCGCCACGAAGGCGTCGAGCTGCTCACGGGAACCGGCCTCGTCGGTCTCGTTGCCGAAGGTCATCGTCCCGAGCGTGAAGGCGGACACCGCGCAGCCCGCCGAGCCGAGCCGGCGGTACTCCATCGTGGGTGTGCTGGGGGACTCGGTGCGGTCGGTGGTCATGACCCGATCCTCCTCCGGTGGCGAGGTTCCCCCACCGCGGCCGCCTCGGGGTCGGGCGCCGGGATACCGTCCTGTTGCCGCAGCCGGGACCCCCGGCCGCGACACCGTCCTGAGCCGGGAGGCGTGCGTGCCGAGAGCGTGGAGCCAACGGAACCGGCGGACCTCGTCGAGGACACCGCCGCCGGATGCCCCGTGACCCGCATCGTCGCCGGTGAGTTCGGCGGGCGCCGGCTCGTCACGCCGGCCGGTGAGCTCACCCGGCCGACCGCCGAGAAGGTGCGGGCCGCGCTGGGCAGTTCCCTCTACGCCGCGGGTGGACTGGCCGGGGCCCGGGTGCTCGACCTCTACGCCGGCACCGGAGCGCTGGGCCTGGAGCTGTTGTCCCGGGGCGCCGATCAGGTGGTGCTCGTGGAGCAGGACCGGGCGGCCCTGGCCGCGGCGCGGGCGAACGTGCAGGCGCTCGGGGTCGGTGCGCGGGTGGAGGTGGTGCCGCGCGGTGTCGCGGCCTACGCCGCCCTGGCCGGCGAGTCGTTCGACGTGGTCGTGGCCGATCCGCCGTACGACGTGCCGGACGACGAGATCGCCGCCGTGCTCACCGCTCTGGTCGCCGGGGGCCGGTTCCGACCCGCCGCGGACGTGGTGGTCGAACGACGGTCCAAGGGTGGGGCGTTCGGGTTCCCCGAGCCGCTGAGCGCGGTCCGCGAGAAGCGGTACGGGGACACCCGCCTCTGTTACGGTCGCGCCCCATGACGCACGCGGTCTGCCCGGGCTCGTTCGACCCGCCCACCCTCGGCCACCTCGACGTCATCGCCCGCGCCGCGGGACTGTTCGACGTCCTCACCGTCGCGGTGTTGGTGAACCCGGCCAAGGATGGCCTGTTCGCCGTGTCCGAGCGCCTGGACCTGCTCCGCGAGACCACCGCGCACCTGCC
Proteins encoded in this window:
- the lpdA gene encoding dihydrolipoyl dehydrogenase, with amino-acid sequence MSDTNVDLVVLGGGSGGYAAALRAAELGSSVVLIEKEKVGGTCLHWGCVPAKTLLHAAEVADEAREGLTLGVRTSFDGVDVPALLKYKDGVINRLYKGLQGLIKSRKITTVEGVGRYEGGTTVSVGEDRYIGKDVVLATGSYSRSLPGLEIEGRVITSTQALSLEWIPQKAIVLGGGVIGVEFASTWASFGAEVTIVEALPSLVPAEDPWAVKQLERAFRKRKIAFKTGVRFSGVTQDESGVTVTLEDGTTLQADLLLVAVGRGPATAGCGFEEAGVTMDRGFVITDERLHTNLPHVYAVGDIVPGLQLAHRGFQQGIFVAEEIAGLDPVVVPDVNIPKITYCDPNIASVGLTEAKAVEQHGKDAIETYAYDLGGNGKSQILKTAGGVKVVRVKDGPIVGVHMVGARVGELIGEAQLIVNWEAYPEDVAPLVHGHPSQYEAVGEAMLAMAGKPLHVHD
- a CDS encoding oxidoreductase, which gives rise to MTGLMSWFRRGKKATSGRAERRERDQALVDWVAARRGVEVFVEPATSFNEVSMVLVAADGEFHRVRTGTTAAASSFAREHALPVYDATIVGYPQRMRDYSRRQTILARRRERDAADGR
- a CDS encoding leucyl aminopeptidase — its product is MTSVRLSDLDPLTAGVDAVVIGSHPAAGDGTGPIAADPAHAAIVAAAALVGATGKAGSVTTVPGAGLVAATRAIVVGLGTPADQPAEALDPVARPVFAERVRRAAGAASRAAAGLDKIVSTLPALDLGAAAEGHLLGGYAFTTYKDPAKAPVGTVHLIAADTPAAQQELARAVAAAGAVAMARDLVNTAPNDLYPAEFAARVTAAAQQSGVEVTVWDEDDLRRDGFGGILAVGSGSTRPPRLIRITHTPSTSHRSIALVGKGITFDSGGLSIKPALGMDQMTADMSGAAAVVATVLAAAALDLPVTVTGWAAMAENLPSGSAYRPGDVIRHYGGTTSHVLNTDAEGRLVLADAIARAVEDGPDALVETSTLTGAQTVALGKRTMGVMGSPALRDRVAAIADSVGEAAWAMPLPEELREGIDSPLADLANVAGNRYGGMLVAGHYLAHFVGGRTPWVHLDVAGPAFHDAGPYGYTGKGGTGVPVRTLLAVLADLADRPA
- the gcvT gene encoding glycine cleavage system aminomethyltransferase GcvT; translation: MSVPSQPSVTPPPSAAPPVTGPGGLLHSPLHPTHLALGATMAPFGGWEMPISYAGSGVVAEHTAVRSTVGVFDVSHLGKASVTGPGAADFVNACLTADLGRIGPGQAQYTLCCADDGGVVDDLIAYLVGPDEVFLVPNAANAGQVVALLQQAAPDTITVTDRHAEFGVIAVQGPASAAVLRDAGLPTDLDYMQWADGEIAGEPVRICRTGYTGEHGYELLPSWSAAPQLWDVLADRAAAHGGRPAGLGARDTLRTEMGYPLHGQDLSREISPVQARSGWAVGWSKPAFFGREALVAEKAAGPRRTLWGLLALDRGVLRPHLEVQDAAGARVGETTSGTFSPTLGKGIALALLDAGGPGEGAEVAVQVRGRSLAARVVKPPFVPSHVR
- a CDS encoding branched-chain amino acid aminotransferase yields the protein MDERFSVTATTRPTPDGRREQILTDPGFGRHFTDHMVLIDYDQGRGWHDARVVPYGPLTLDPATMVLHYAQEIFEGLKAYAQPDGTVASFRPEQNAARFNRSADRLGMPRLPEDLFLASIRELVAIDADWVPTAPESSLYLRPFMIATEVGLGVRPSASYTYCLIASPAGSYFAKGIHPVTVWWSTEFVRAAPGGTGAAKTGGNYAASLAAQAQAAEHGCDQVVWLDAVERRWVEEMGGMNLFFVFGGQDGVGPEVVTPELSGSLLPGITRDSLLELARGLGYTATERRISTDEWAKRVESGELTEVFACGTAAVITPVGSVKHADGEFTIADGNSGPLTLELRRELTDLQSGRREDPAGWMVTLD
- the rpmB gene encoding 50S ribosomal protein L28, translated to MAAVCDVCSKGPGFGKSVSHSHRRTNRRWNPNIQPVRAQVAPGTVRKLNVCTSCLKAGKVVRG
- the recG gene encoding ATP-dependent DNA helicase RecG → MSPADAPRGARVEQSSALAPVLGARTAAKLADKLRLTTVGELLRYYPRKYDERGKLTDLAGLVVDERATVWAKVRSVTERQLGNRRGVRLITNVVVGDGNLELTCTFFNQHQWKRNLPVGTDAMFSGKVTQFRRTLQMTSPSVVLLADDSTEGRAGDLETIESFAGGIIPVYPLVEGIGQSVLQKSVDLVLQACTLEDPLPDVLAARHGLTGLARALQHIHRPGDREALAAAQHRLRYDEALSVQLVLAARRAAAQDTPAPACPERPDGLLAEFNGRLPFTLTRGQTAVGRTISGDLAQPRPMNRLLQGEVGSGKTIVALRAMLQVIDAGRQTALLAPTEVLAAQHARSLRATLGPLGRAGELDAADGATRVVLLTGSLPVPARRKALLQIVSGEAGIVVGTHALLSAGVDFADLGLVVVDEQHRFGVEQRDTLRTRRSPSGTTPHVLVMTATPIPRTVAMTVYGDLDTSILSELPAGRSPITTTVVPVEERPQWLDRAWQRVREEVGKGHQVYVVCPKIGDEPERGAKGRDRDEGPDGEWDDEDGASGSDAGLRPPPLAVVDVAAELADGPLAGLSLGVVHGRLPPAEKDQVMRDFGAGDIDVLVATTVIEVGVDVPNASMMVIMDAERFGMSQLHQLRGRVGRGSAPGICLLVTRALEGGRGRARLAAVAASADGFELAEADLAQRREGDVLGTVQSGKNTSLRQLSLLRDREVIEQARADAGGLVGDDPTLASWPGLARMVADVIAAENQEFLEKA